Genomic window (Ureibacillus composti):
ATAAAACGCACTGTAATAAAATAGTTTACAGTATAGACATTACGAAGCAATTTTCTGGTAAATGTCCCTAATAAACTAAACTATTTTAAAAGCCACTTTACAAATTGATTACTTCATGTTCAAAAGGAATTACTGTAATTTTAATATTTACAGTTTACGAAGTCAAGGAAAATTAACTCGATATTCTCAAATTCCACTATAGTGGGTATACACCGATGAAAAGTTCTCATCGCATTTTGCGTTTTTCACCTGCGACGGTATTTTTACGGTTATGCTATTTTCGATAGATCTGGTTGAGGAGGGGATTAATGATCTTAGGTTCGAAAACGACTAAGGTAAAAATAAACTATTTAAAATGAAAGAAGTGAAGGTTTTGATTAGATATAAACGTCTCCATCGTGTAAGTCTTACTAGAAGTTTATAGGAAAATTTTATGTTTAAAAGAAATACCTCGTCCTAATTTTGATTTTCAAGGTGCATGAAATAGGGGAACAGTAATTCCACTTTATAGTCGAGCCAGATTCACAGACGATTCGTCAATATGAAAGAGTATCCGACATAGAAGGTCACTTTTCATTTAAAGTTGAGAACTATTATGACACTCTTAAATGGCTTTCAAGTCAAAGAATGGTTCGCTTTTTTAATCTTTCGTCATAAACCCAGAGAGACTAGCCAGTATATTGCTACAATATTAATTGTAATCTTTTCTATCAACCTCTAGATATTCTCTCTGTAAGAAGGAAAACCAGCAGATGTAATTTGCTCGGCAAAATAATCCTCATCTCACCGCCACCTGTTCTCTAAGCTAATTTGTGTAGTTCCTTTAAAGTCGTTTTCTAGCCCTGTCTAAAGCATAAAATTTGATTTTGGGGTATAAAGGAAAATAATATAGAGATATCGTAAATTATCAATATCCTTTTGTTCGATTAGTGAAGATCAGAAAGGGGCGGGCAGCGTTGAATCGGGAATCAAATATGATAAATGACGAACAGGCAGTTGAAATTTTCAAGGCTCTGTCAAATCAAATAAGAATAAATATTCTGCAAATGTTGAAAGAACCTGATAATAATTTTTCCCCACAGGCACATGTCATCAAAGAAAAAGGCTTTGATGGCGGGGTTTGTGTTAGTGATATTCGCAGCAAAATAGGACTATCACAGTCCACTACCTCCCAGTATTTGTCTATCCTATTGCAAAGCGGGCTGGTGGAAATGAAACGAATCGGACAATGGACTTATTATCGACGCAATGAGAAAACCATTAAACAGTTCGAAAAGTATATAGGCTTAAAATTATAACCTTTTAAGGAGGACCTAGAGTGAGTTTTCAAAATCATCGTGCCTTTCACAGCATGTACCAGAAAGACAAAATGACACTCGGATTTATCCTCCCGACTGCCAGGATGTCTAAAAATCCAATTATGGAGAATCAGCTGGAGCTTGCCCGTAAAATTGAGGAATATGGCTTTGCTTCATTATGGCTCCGTGATATTACGATGCAGAATTTGAATATTGATGATAACGGCCAAAAGTACGATTTATGGATTTATTTGACATATCTTGCTGCCTATACGAAGCACATTGCGTTAGTAACAGGAAGTGTAGTTCTCCCTTTGCGCCACCCCGTCAGGGTAGCCAAGGAAGCTGCATCAATCGATCAATTGTTTCCAGGTCGATTGATTATGGGAGTGGCAGCTGGGGACAGGGAAAAAGACTTTACAGCTTTAGGGATATCTAAGCAAGAAAGCGGTCCGTTATTTAAAGAAAATTTCGAAATTCTCGACCGCCTGTTAAAAGAGGATCAGCCGACAATCCACAGCCACGCCGGGCTGATCGATGGTACAGATATGAGGTTAATCCCAAAGCCTGTATCTTCGATTCCGACCATGGTGACTGGATTTAGCAATCAGTCTATCAATTGGATAGCCAGGAATGGGGATGGGTGGCTTCAATACCCAAGAAGCATTATTCAACAGGCGCAGCTTATCCAGGATTATCGTGCTTTAACTGAAGTTCATGCTCCAGGAGATTTTAAACCCTTCTCTCAAAGCTTGTTCATCAATTTAATGGAAAATCCCGATGAAATGCCTGTCCCCATACCCTTAGGCTATTCCGTAGGAAGAAACCGTTTAGTTGATCTACTTCATCAATTTCAAGCGATTGGTGTCAACCATTTGGCGTTTGTTCTGTATTTTTCCAAGCGCCCTCCAGAGGAAGTAATCCAGGAACTTGGAGAATTTATTTTACCCTACTTTCCAACCCATAAAGGTACAGGCCAGCTTTAAAAAATAAATTGTATAAAAGGAGGAAGAATTATGACAAAAAAAATAGAACTTTCAGTACTAGACCCCTCCCCAATTATCGAGGGAGGATCAGCCGAACTTTCCCTTCAAAACACGCTTGATCTAGCAAAGAAAACAGAGCAATGGGGATATAAACGGTTTTGGCTTGCTGAACATCATAATTGGGCTGGAATGGCGAGTTCAGCATCCCCGATCGTAATTGGACGAGTAGCCTCTGTCACGGAAAAAATGCGTATTGGATCTGGCGCAATGCTGCTTTCCCATTATTCTCCTCTTTCCGTGGCTGAGCAATTTGGAACATTAGAAACCTTCTTCCCTGGCCGGATTGACCTTGGATTGGGGAGGGCACCTGGCACCGACCAATATACAGCAAATGTATTGCGGCAGCGGGTTGCTGGTGAACCTGAATTTGATGCCCGGCTTCAGGAGCTTATCGCATATCTTTATGGTACAGGAACAGCCACTAAGGATGGTTCATTTAGTTTTCACGCCATTCCCGGCGAAAAAACAAATGTGCC
Coding sequences:
- a CDS encoding metalloregulator ArsR/SmtB family transcription factor is translated as MINDEQAVEIFKALSNQIRINILQMLKEPDNNFSPQAHVIKEKGFDGGVCVSDIRSKIGLSQSTTSQYLSILLQSGLVEMKRIGQWTYYRRNEKTIKQFEKYIGLKL
- a CDS encoding TIGR03571 family LLM class oxidoreductase produces the protein MSFQNHRAFHSMYQKDKMTLGFILPTARMSKNPIMENQLELARKIEEYGFASLWLRDITMQNLNIDDNGQKYDLWIYLTYLAAYTKHIALVTGSVVLPLRHPVRVAKEAASIDQLFPGRLIMGVAAGDREKDFTALGISKQESGPLFKENFEILDRLLKEDQPTIHSHAGLIDGTDMRLIPKPVSSIPTMVTGFSNQSINWIARNGDGWLQYPRSIIQQAQLIQDYRALTEVHAPGDFKPFSQSLFINLMENPDEMPVPIPLGYSVGRNRLVDLLHQFQAIGVNHLAFVLYFSKRPPEEVIQELGEFILPYFPTHKGTGQL
- a CDS encoding LLM class flavin-dependent oxidoreductase is translated as MTKKIELSVLDPSPIIEGGSAELSLQNTLDLAKKTEQWGYKRFWLAEHHNWAGMASSASPIVIGRVASVTEKMRIGSGAMLLSHYSPLSVAEQFGTLETFFPGRIDLGLGRAPGTDQYTANVLRQRVAGEPEFDARLQELIAYLYGTGTATKDGSFSFHAIPGEKTNVPIWLLGSGFYSAQLAGILGLPFSFAGHFAPGNMMEAIKLYRDNFRPSQFLEEPYVLLAVQVVAADEKQEAQRLATSMYQKFLLLTRGQPSPILPPVDNMDELWNDNERRAVEEQLFTSIIGDPAGVKQQLHELIEKTDADEIMAHTEIFDHKARLRSYEILAQAAVN